The Oncorhynchus masou masou isolate Uvic2021 chromosome 2, UVic_Omas_1.1, whole genome shotgun sequence genomic sequence ATTACTTTCCattgcaaaaaaaacatttcacgtTTAGCACGCAAAGTAACAGTTGACGTAAAGTTTAAATGCAACAACGTTTCACACACAAGTTATtttcaaagagatggctaacaacggcaagcgagctgaaataaaataaacacagttCCACTCAGTAGATGAGGATAAATTTAAACTTACTCAAGAAGTTATTCTTGAAAAGGGAGAAGCTAACAAATTAGTAACAACATCCTCTTCTATAACACCTGCTGCAGCCGCTACAaactagattttttttaaagataggaAAACTACTATTGTGTAGCTAGTTATCTAGCTTCTGATGGCCTACCCAATGGTtgatttagctagctagatttatcTCCCCAGAGAACAACAAAGAAACATCCTGATTGGATCTTTTTTCTCTTCAGTATTAACCCTTTCCTTTCCAACAAAAACTGAAGTGATTTAAATCAGGACGCCATTGAAAATAATATTATTATTGTTCTAATAGTTATTTTATAAATCCATTAGCCCTTCTCTGAAGCTACATAAGATCAATTCttccccactgtgtttgggtTAGTAATCATTTGTAGAGTGGCTCTATTTTCCCTCAGCCAGCATTTTCTTCACCATTCTGAATGTCTAAAGAATCCATATGTTGTTCTGAAATATCATcacagaaatactggacattttgaaCTGTTATTATGGTGGCGATTGACAAAATTACAatcttggtcttgactcggtctcgtaCCCCTTGTCCCCCTCCGGTCTTGGTCTTGGCCTAGTCTCGTACGCCTTGTCCCCCTCCGGTCTTGGTCTTGGCCTAGTCTCGTACCCCTTGTCCCCctccggtcttggtcttgaatcGGTCTCGTACCCCTTGTCCCCCTCCGGTCTTGGTCTTGGCCTAGTCTCGTACCCCTTGTCCCCctccggtcttggtcttgactcggtctcgtaCCCCTTGTCCCCctccggtcttggtcttgactcggtctcgtaCCCCTTGTCCCCCtctggtcttggtcttgactcggtctcgtaCCCCTTGTCCCCCTCTGatcttggtcttgactcggtctcgtaCCCCTTGTCCCCcccggtcttggtcttgactcagTCTCGTACCCCTTGTCCCCctccggtcttggtcttgactcggtctcgtaCCCCTTGTCCCCCTCcagtcttggtcttgactcggacGAGATTTGCTCCTATCTTGGTCATGAATTGATCTCGCTTTAGGTGGTCTCAAACACAACACTGGTCCAAACACTGGTTACCCTGTGAACCAATAGTTAATTTGTTAGTTACTCTTGGTTCACATGGTAACCATAGTGTTTTATAAATAAATTAACTGCACTGTACCAATTTGAAGATGGAGATGTTTAGATGGCCATGCCCTCAGACTGCAGTCAGAAACCGCCATATCAATGAGAATCAACCTTAATTTCACGCttctcctcattcctctctctttttctccctctttctttttccTCCAGTCTTTGTCACCATGATGAACACCTCGTCTGCCACCTCCTCTGTGGCTGCTGCCATCTCTCCCCCGGCTGTGACTGTTTGTCCGTTTCTCCATCCATCTTACTGTGCGCATGTCCAGGGCACCACCCACTGCACCTGTGACCCCGGATACACCATCTCTGGGCGTGACGGCACCACTTGCAAAGGTATACTGCAAACAGCTACCATTGCTATGGTAACATCAAAAGACACAcagtctgtaatgttatatacTGTAACTGACATCAATGGCaattttaactgtgtgtgtgtctttcagacATTGATGAGTGTGAGTTGTTCCACATGGGTCAGGCTGGCCGGCTGTGTTTACATGCCTGTGTTAACACCCCTGGAGGCTACCGCTGTAACTGTCCTGCTGGATACAATGTCACCTGCGACGGACACAACTGCAAAGGTGAAAGGAGACCACACGCTGTACCAAAGTCTCAAATGCTCCCGCAGCGCTgaacacagacactcacacacaccatcaaatCCTTTGGCTCAAAACATGCCAGTTATGCCAGATGAATACTAAACATTTGAATAGTCTACCACAACGAGAAAGAAGATCATTTGGCTGAAGGATAATGAATGTTTCCTATTATTTCCTATCCATTGTATCTGTAATTCCATGCAATTCTGTTATCCACTGGCTGAATAATTAAACAAACCATACATCAGGTctgaataaatgtttgtttttgtagACAATTACAATAAATCAGTtatttctctgtctcgctctattttctctccgtctctttATCTGTCCCTCACTTTTACACAtattattctccctctctctccctggcctgtagatGTAGATGAGTGTGCCACCAGACTGAATAACTGCACCCGGGACCAGATGTGTATAAACACCTACGGAGGGTTCCAGTGTGTACGTGTGGACTGCTCCCGCATACAAAACGCCACCTACAGCAAAACCTCACCCCTGTGAATACCTCCTCTTATAGTTCATCAAGAAAATATTTGATAACTATTTTTATCAGTCTCTTGCAATAATCCTTCTTAATGCCTATATCCTTCCCCGTTCCCCAGGTGTTGTGAGTGTAACCCCTGCTCTGTGGACAACAAGGTGTGCTCTCAGGCCCCTAACTCCATCTCCCACCACTACCTGTCTGTCGTATCCAACCTGTCAGCACCACGCACCATGTTCCATGTGTCGACCCTCCGCCTCATGGGCGACACACTGTGTTTTTCCCTGCTGGGCCGCGGGCAGGCCCGACGCCACTTCACGGTGCAGCGGTCAGACCGACAGACAGGCCAGCTGGTGCTGGGGAGCCCGGTGCAAGGCCCTGCTACACTGGAGGCAGAGGTGGAGATGACTGAGCTGGAGAAAGGGGTCCAGCTGGGGTGGTACATCACCAAGATCACCATGTTCATCTCCCAGTACGAgttctagagggagagagaaagggaggggtgtGAGTTGAGGGAACCCAGCTGGAGTTGGATGGAGAATGGAGGGAAGAAAGTGGATATGGTGAAATGGGGGGTGGGTATGGAGAGGATTTCAAGGAGACAATAGTTTAAATAAGAGTTTGGACGAAGGGCCGTTGGCAGAGGGGTGCGTGAAAGGGTACTGTGGTAAGAGTTTTGGAGTGGGGCAGTGGCTAGGGGGCTgggagtggggtagagagggttGAGGCACTAATTCCTAAGGATCAAAGGGGGACTaaaaggaggggaagagggagtcTAAGTTGAGTCGAGACATACAGGTAAGGCAGGAACGGATGCATTTGGTAGAGTTGTATCAATTCTAATGACAGAAAGGGAAGGGTTCAGTTAAGGTTTAGGGGTGTGCAAAATTAGGGATGGGGACAAGGGGTCAAAGACATGAAAATTAGAAAACGGCCACTTGTGGTGGAGATTGAATGTTTCCTCACTgtagcagagagagtgagagagtgctGGGCTTGTAAATACGAGCTCCTTAACTGGTTTTATTGTTTTACATCCAACATATGACAATCAATATCTGTAAGAT encodes the following:
- the LOC135553968 gene encoding fibulin-7-like translates to MIWMHTVIVFLCLCPIPAAFGQDCLSRQDMQSSLKQVQKLLSTQAAYLQSLRTLRKKFNLLQNTKQSGKVNNDTCLKLDTPANSRKLGKAQNPGHEVHFLCDAGYELVGAESRMCQESLTWSGQQPTCSNINECASSPCLNWGTCVDEMNQFSCTCTKAWAGATWQSPVPTFFVTMMNTSSATSSVAAAISPPAVTVCPFLHPSYCAHVQGTTHCTCDPGYTISGRDGTTCKDIDECELFHMGQAGRLCLHACVNTPGGYRCNCPAGYNVTCDGHNCKDVDECATRLNNCTRDQMCINTYGGFQCVRVDCSRIQNATYSKTSPLCCECNPCSVDNKVCSQAPNSISHHYLSVVSNLSAPRTMFHVSTLRLMGDTLCFSLLGRGQARRHFTVQRSDRQTGQLVLGSPVQGPATLEAEVEMTELEKGVQLGWYITKITMFISQYEF